The bacterium genome window below encodes:
- a CDS encoding TonB-dependent receptor — translation MKHVLQFCILVLCSALLLASQALAGPGKIAGKVTDPSGEGVIGAAVQVLETQQGAPVDIEGDYVILGVEPGTYSIRVTCIGYTSQTFKDVRVSSDLTITLNVKLSEEAIGIEEQIIEYQAPAVKVDVAQKEVRITGKEMETRAVTNITGLLLKQPGFKVDPEGAMHVRGGRSSDMLVKVDGVDFRDPLITSSRQILNMSALNVEEIEVLTGGDASYGGFQSAVVNVSTKEGSMRNYGGILEYRTDRMFKSNSIGERNPNWNTDQYDYSLSGPVPFADDFLGKEKLSFYTSGAARLTNTYTPYGIQRKPSDYLGLGFRIPERQANEFSTFWKFTYRMDPNKKFNLTFQRDYSLWDIYPEGEAAMNANYGWQYKYNVENRPYTETSRRLFSLAFSHNLTKDTWYEVTVSNFTTSTKVLPRGKNPDEFTLSDDREDDNRLFAGSVDNDRNGYFDGYLDADGNGLYDGWGEGYDDVNRNGQWDRGEDWVDLNGNGVYDDAEPWVDLPHPVTGQNNLGVYDPWDRYDDVNGNDRWDAAEPQLPEQDWNRNGLWDGERFQDANRNGIYDGEGEGYDDKNLSGSIDRRNLFDPDTDDQSEPFVDGDFWYDTGEPFQDLPDTNGYYNGIWDPWETWWDLPSSFSGPYGGRNVPTTNGVYDGPNGVFDEYELFTHPNWKIEDDRTYYSYHGMDPRYPVIYTYGDLLSGDPDAAQGWLALPSQQVDGYNYPVPGYLIKINGVSTWDNRTLHDMNGTQVFDMRNNQWDNGRETFSDYNQNRVQDDLPDLFLNPGQWDNQAFWMDRTSREWSAKFTLKSQASKYHELQSGFEVKSRDLKMNSIQEPDQLYTNTDVRLPDDAPFYGRGGTRDFYHHQPWEGSLYFQDKMEFEGMILRAGIRADFVLQPNDLLEETQNQLDRNQPGAILAERGKFALSPRLGISYPITSKSKLYFNYGHFLQTPAFEYYYRSATANPSPNTQIGNPNLDYEKTVSYEVGVNTEFTEDWVVDVAGYYRDEFDRIGTTAQSDGPLTLNRYFNLGYGRARGFEFSVKKNPSNLWALQLNYDYSYAFGKESAATEGLRQRAQLNVPENRDEHPLDWDQTHTFSTYLTIAAGEKDKPRLFGLRLPSDWYATFEFIYGSGYPYTPSQYIAQKPTNLILANSARFPATATADLKFDKFWKIAKGIKLATGFEIYNLFNRKDIRQIYPETGNAHDSSHELNQEELPDDNQGTDYDHNPRNYSAPRHILLHFRIQF, via the coding sequence ATGAAACACGTGCTTCAATTTTGCATCCTTGTGCTTTGTTCGGCCCTTCTACTCGCGTCCCAAGCGCTGGCGGGTCCCGGCAAGATCGCCGGCAAGGTGACGGATCCATCGGGTGAGGGCGTCATCGGAGCGGCCGTGCAGGTACTGGAAACCCAGCAGGGAGCGCCGGTGGACATCGAGGGAGACTACGTCATTCTGGGCGTCGAACCCGGCACGTATTCCATCCGCGTGACCTGCATCGGCTACACGTCGCAGACGTTCAAGGACGTTCGAGTCAGCAGTGATTTGACGATTACCCTGAACGTCAAGCTCAGCGAAGAAGCCATTGGAATCGAAGAGCAAATCATCGAGTACCAAGCGCCCGCGGTGAAGGTGGACGTGGCTCAGAAAGAGGTGCGGATCACCGGCAAGGAAATGGAGACCCGCGCCGTGACCAACATCACCGGCCTGCTCCTCAAGCAGCCGGGATTCAAGGTGGACCCCGAAGGGGCGATGCATGTGCGCGGCGGCCGGTCGAGCGACATGCTGGTCAAGGTGGACGGCGTGGATTTCCGCGATCCGCTTATCACCAGCTCGCGGCAGATTCTGAACATGTCGGCCTTGAACGTCGAGGAAATCGAGGTTCTGACCGGCGGCGACGCCAGCTACGGCGGCTTCCAGTCGGCGGTGGTCAACGTTTCGACCAAGGAAGGCTCGATGCGCAACTACGGCGGAATCCTCGAGTACCGCACGGATCGCATGTTCAAGAGCAATTCCATAGGCGAGCGAAATCCCAATTGGAATACGGACCAATATGACTACTCGCTGTCCGGTCCCGTGCCCTTCGCCGATGATTTCTTGGGGAAGGAGAAGCTCAGTTTCTATACGTCGGGAGCGGCTCGGCTGACCAATACCTATACTCCCTACGGCATTCAACGAAAGCCGAGCGACTATCTCGGGCTGGGATTTCGCATTCCCGAGCGGCAGGCCAATGAGTTCTCCACGTTCTGGAAGTTCACGTACCGCATGGATCCGAACAAAAAGTTCAACCTCACCTTCCAGCGCGACTACTCGCTGTGGGACATCTATCCCGAGGGCGAGGCGGCCATGAACGCCAACTACGGCTGGCAGTATAAGTACAACGTGGAGAACCGTCCCTATACGGAGACCTCGCGCCGTCTTTTCAGTCTGGCGTTCTCGCACAATCTGACCAAGGACACCTGGTACGAGGTGACGGTCAGCAATTTTACGACGTCCACGAAAGTGCTTCCGCGCGGCAAGAATCCCGATGAGTTCACGCTGAGCGATGACCGCGAGGACGACAACCGGCTCTTCGCCGGATCGGTAGACAACGACCGGAACGGCTATTTCGACGGCTACCTGGACGCCGACGGCAACGGCCTCTATGACGGCTGGGGTGAAGGCTACGACGACGTGAACCGGAACGGCCAGTGGGATCGTGGAGAGGACTGGGTAGACCTGAACGGCAACGGCGTCTATGACGATGCGGAACCGTGGGTGGACTTGCCCCATCCCGTCACCGGGCAGAACAATCTCGGCGTCTATGATCCGTGGGATCGTTACGATGACGTCAACGGCAACGACCGCTGGGACGCCGCCGAGCCGCAGCTTCCCGAGCAGGACTGGAACCGCAACGGCCTGTGGGACGGCGAGCGTTTCCAGGATGCCAACCGGAACGGAATCTATGACGGCGAGGGTGAGGGCTACGACGACAAGAACCTGAGCGGTTCCATAGATCGTCGCAATCTTTTCGATCCCGACACCGATGACCAGTCCGAGCCGTTTGTAGACGGCGACTTCTGGTATGATACCGGCGAGCCTTTCCAGGACCTGCCGGACACCAACGGATACTACAATGGAATCTGGGATCCGTGGGAGACGTGGTGGGACCTGCCGAGTTCCTTCTCCGGTCCCTACGGCGGACGAAACGTGCCGACCACCAACGGTGTCTATGACGGCCCCAATGGTGTGTTCGATGAATATGAGCTTTTCACCCACCCGAACTGGAAGATCGAGGACGACCGGACCTACTATTCCTATCACGGCATGGATCCGCGTTATCCCGTGATCTACACGTATGGCGATCTGCTGTCGGGGGATCCGGACGCCGCGCAGGGCTGGCTGGCGCTTCCCTCGCAGCAAGTGGACGGCTACAACTATCCGGTGCCGGGCTACCTGATCAAGATTAACGGAGTTTCGACGTGGGACAATCGGACGCTGCATGACATGAATGGTACGCAGGTGTTCGACATGCGCAACAACCAGTGGGATAATGGCCGCGAGACCTTCAGTGATTATAACCAGAACCGTGTCCAGGATGACCTGCCCGATCTGTTCCTGAATCCGGGTCAATGGGACAATCAGGCGTTCTGGATGGATCGGACGTCCAGGGAATGGTCGGCCAAGTTCACCCTGAAGAGCCAGGCCTCGAAGTACCACGAACTCCAATCCGGGTTCGAGGTCAAGAGTCGCGATCTGAAAATGAACTCGATCCAGGAGCCCGACCAGCTGTACACGAATACCGACGTCCGGCTGCCGGATGACGCTCCCTTCTACGGACGCGGCGGAACTCGCGATTTCTATCATCATCAGCCGTGGGAGGGATCCCTTTACTTCCAGGATAAGATGGAATTCGAGGGCATGATCCTGCGGGCGGGGATTCGAGCGGACTTCGTACTTCAGCCCAACGATCTGCTCGAAGAAACTCAGAACCAACTGGATCGCAATCAGCCGGGAGCGATCCTCGCCGAGCGCGGAAAGTTCGCGCTCTCCCCCCGTCTGGGAATCAGTTATCCGATCACCTCCAAGTCCAAGCTGTATTTCAACTACGGTCACTTCCTGCAGACGCCGGCTTTCGAGTACTACTATCGGAGCGCAACGGCCAATCCATCCCCCAACACGCAAATCGGAAATCCCAATCTCGATTACGAAAAGACGGTTTCCTACGAGGTGGGTGTGAACACGGAATTCACCGAAGACTGGGTGGTGGACGTGGCCGGTTATTACCGGGATGAGTTCGATCGCATCGGTACGACCGCCCAGAGCGACGGACCGCTGACGCTCAATCGCTACTTCAATCTTGGGTATGGACGGGCCCGCGGGTTCGAGTTCTCGGTTAAGAAGAATCCCTCCAACTTGTGGGCGTTGCAGCTCAATTACGACTACTCCTATGCCTTCGGCAAGGAGTCGGCGGCCACCGAAGGGCTTCGTCAACGAGCCCAATTGAACGTGCCGGAAAACCGCGATGAGCATCCGCTCGATTGGGATCAGACTCACACGTTTTCCACCTACCTGACGATCGCGGCCGGTGAAAAGGACAAGCCGCGGCTGTTCGGTCTGCGTCTGCCCAGCGATTGGTATGCGACCTTTGAGTTCATCTACGGTTCGGGTTATCCCTATACGCCCTCGCAGTACATCGCGCAGAAGCCGACCAACCTGATTCTGGCCAACTCCGCCCGTTTCCCGGCGACGGCCACGGCCGATCTGAAGTTCGACAAGTTCTGGAAGATCGCCAAGGGAATCAAGCTGGCCACCGGCTTCGAGATTTACAATCTTTTCAACCGGAAGGACATCCGGCAGATCTATCCCGAAACGGGCAATGCGCATGACAGCAGCCATGAGCTGAATCAAGAAGAATTGCCCGACGACAATCAAGGTACGGATTACGACCACAATCCGCGGAATTATTCGGCTCCGCGGCACATTCTGCTGCACTTCCGGATTCAGTTCTGA
- the icd gene encoding isocitrate dehydrogenase (NADP(+)): protein MAMYQKLTPPSHGHSITIKDNRLHVPDDPIIPFIEGDGIGRDIWRASQKVFDAAVEKMYGGRRKIVWFEVFAGEKSTKIYGEDVWLPEDTLTAIKEYVVAIKGPLTTPVGGGIRSLNVTLRQVLELYACVRPVMWFKGVPSPVTHPEKLNVIIFRENTEDVYAGIEWKAGTPEAMKLIEVLKGMGKNVRPDSGIGIKPISKTGTFRIVRKAIRWAISHKLESVTLVHKGNIMKFTEGAFREWGYECAATEFADQTISEEELWAKHDGKIPAGKVVIKDRIADSMFQQVLLRPDEYQILCTPNLNGDYLSDACAAQVGGLGMAPGANMSDFYAVFEATHGTAPKYADKDVINPGSVILSGAMMFDYLGWREVAEAIHRGIAGAIAAKRVTYDLHRQMAGATKVKSSEFADEIIRHM from the coding sequence ATGGCAATGTACCAGAAACTTACTCCTCCGAGTCACGGTCATTCGATCACCATTAAAGACAACCGGCTGCACGTTCCGGACGATCCGATCATTCCCTTCATCGAAGGAGACGGGATCGGACGGGACATCTGGCGGGCTTCCCAGAAGGTCTTCGACGCCGCCGTCGAGAAAATGTATGGCGGTCGCCGAAAGATCGTCTGGTTTGAAGTTTTCGCCGGCGAGAAATCTACCAAGATCTACGGGGAGGACGTGTGGCTTCCCGAAGACACCCTGACCGCCATCAAGGAATACGTGGTGGCGATCAAGGGACCGCTCACGACTCCCGTCGGCGGCGGCATCCGCTCCTTGAACGTCACGCTTCGGCAAGTGCTGGAACTGTACGCATGCGTCCGTCCGGTGATGTGGTTCAAGGGCGTTCCCTCGCCGGTCACGCATCCGGAGAAGCTCAACGTGATCATCTTCCGTGAGAATACGGAGGACGTTTACGCGGGGATCGAGTGGAAGGCCGGCACGCCCGAAGCCATGAAGTTGATTGAAGTGCTCAAGGGAATGGGCAAAAACGTACGACCCGATTCGGGAATCGGCATCAAGCCGATCTCCAAGACCGGCACCTTCCGCATCGTCCGCAAGGCGATTCGCTGGGCGATCTCGCACAAGCTCGAATCGGTGACGCTCGTCCACAAGGGCAACATCATGAAGTTCACCGAGGGCGCGTTCCGGGAGTGGGGTTATGAATGCGCGGCCACCGAGTTCGCCGACCAGACCATCAGCGAAGAGGAGCTGTGGGCCAAGCACGACGGTAAGATTCCGGCCGGAAAAGTGGTCATCAAGGATCGCATTGCCGACTCGATGTTCCAGCAGGTTCTCCTGCGGCCCGACGAGTATCAGATCTTGTGCACGCCAAATCTCAACGGAGACTATCTTTCCGACGCCTGTGCGGCGCAGGTGGGCGGACTGGGGATGGCTCCCGGCGCGAATATGTCCGATTTCTATGCGGTGTTCGAGGCCACTCACGGCACCGCCCCGAAATACGCCGACAAGGACGTCATTAATCCCGGTTCGGTGATTTTGTCGGGAGCGATGATGTTCGATTACCTTGGGTGGCGAGAGGTGGCGGAGGCGATTCATCGCGGAATCGCCGGAGCCATCGCCGCCAAGCGTGTGACCTATGATCTCCACCGCCAGATGGCGGGGGCGACCAAGGTCAAGTCGTCCGAGTTTGCCGACGAGATTATCCGTCATATGTAG